The Candidatus Eisenbacteria bacterium genomic interval CAGCCGGATGAACGCGTGCAGCACGCGCGCGCGCCGGATGGGCGGCGTGTCGCCCCAGGCCGGCTGCGCGGCACGGGCCGCGGCCACCGCCGCCCCGACCTCGTCGGCCGAAGCGAGCGCGAGCTGGCGCGCGACCTTGCCGGTGGTGGGGTTGTAGACCGGCTGCTGCCGGCCGCTGTTGCCGGAAACGATTCGTCCGCCGATGTAGTGGCCGACGTCGGTGGTGGCGGTGAAAGCTTCAGTGGTGGCCATGGCGGATCTCCGTGCAGGCAGGGGTGGCGTGATGACGATGAGCGCGCAGCGTAGGCGACTTCGCCCGATTCTGCATCCAACCGCGGCTGGCGCACGGTGCCCGGCGCCCGCTCTCGCGCTCATCTCCGGTTGCCGAAGGGCTTGCCGGACCGGGGAGCGAAGGTCGCATGGTGACGGTCGTGTTGAAGGCGCGTGGCTTACACGGTCGCGACCGGCCGCGTCACTCCCCCGGGTAGGTCACCCGCGTCCCCTGAACGCGCGCAAAAGGCGTCAGATGATGGGGCCGAAGGCTCCCCGGACCCAGGATGTGCACGACCGTCGCGCCCCGGACCGTCAGGGCGTCCGCAATGAGCGAGCGGTGGCAGCGCCACGGAACGGCTTCGGCGCACATCAGGGCGACGCCCTCCGCGACAAGCGGCCGCAGGCCGACGAGGCCGTTCTCGAAGTCCGGCGTCAGCATGTAGTCGGCGAAACCCCGGAAGCTCGCGTTACGCCAACCCGCGTTCGGCGAGTCCGGACGCGCATGGCGCAATCCACCGAGCGCAGGGAGATGAACGTAGCGCACCCCGTGCGACGGCAGCGTCACCCGCAAGGCGTCCTGGCCGAACTGCGGATTGTGGCGGGAGCGCGGGATCGTCCGGATGTCGGCGAGCACCGCAACCTTCGCACCGCGCAGAAGCAGGATCAGTTCGTCCAGCGCACGCGTGGAGTGACCGATCGTCCAGATCCGTGCACCCTCGAAGTCGCGGACCGCCTCGGTCACGTCAGCCGTCCAGCTTCATGCCCGTCGGCCCGCATGCAGGATCCTCCATGGACCGGACAATCCTGCCATACCCGATGGTCCTCGGATCAGGGGGCATCCCGACGGGATCAGGGCCTGCCGCAACGCCCCCGAGAAGGGTGGATCGTCGTGCCCGGTACGGACGAAGCAGCCGACCCGGCCGAGTTCCTGAACCTCCCTCCTTCGTTGGCTCCCTGCTCCAGGCCGGCGACAGCAAAGGGAATGGTGCGCAATCGCCGACACCGAAAACGAATGCAGAGCGGTCGCCGGCTGGCGTAGCATCCATGAGTTCCCGCCCGCAGGCCCGGGCTGCTGACGGCGGCGCTTCACGGACGCGTCCCGGGCGAGAACGTCGCGCCGACGGGCCGGAACGCCACTGATCCATCCCGGGGCGATGCCGAGATCGCCAACGTTCATGCGTGGAAGGAGTGCCATGCACCATGCCCGCTCCAGGCTCACCGGGATTCCGAACCACCGGGGTGTCCGCAAGCCCTGTTCCCCGAACGGCCGTAACCCCGGGGCCCGTGGGGGCCTGGCGGCGATGGCAAGATGCGAAGCGACCACGCCGGTGATCTTGGAGGCCCGTGGATGGCGACTGAAGCGAGGTCGCCAGTGAGGGTGGTGCGGCGGCCGGGAGCGGGCGCGTGATCGCAGGGCGCCGGGCGCGGCCCGAACGCGCCACGCAGTCGCTTCGCGAGCCATGCGGCCCGAACGATTCCTGTCGGATCTCGGCGGGCCCGCGGTCGTCTCGAAACATCGGAACGCGCGATCCCTCCCGCCTCTCGGAGATGCGCAGAACCCGGAAGCCCTCCTCATGATCGGAACCACCGTTTCCCATTACACGATCATCGAGAAACTGGGGCAGGGCGGCATGGGCATTGTCTACAAAGCCCGTGACCTCGAGCTCGAACGCTTTGTCGCTCTGAAATTCCTGCCCGCGTACATGACGGATGAGGAAGACCAGCGGCAGCGTTTCATTCGCGAGGCGAAGGCCGTTTCGTCACTCGACCATCCCAACGTCTGCACCATCTACGAGATCAGTCGAACGCCGGAAGGACAGTTGTTCATCGTCATGGCCTACTACGAAGGGATGACACTCAAGGCGCTGCTGCTGCGAGGGCGATTGTCCCTGGATAGGGTCCTCGGCTACTCGGTTCAGATGGCCCGCGGCCTGGCGCGCACACATGACGCGGAAGTCACGCACCGCGATCTGAAGCCCGCCAACGTGATCATCACCCGGCACGACGAGGTCAAGATTCTCGACTTCGGACTCGCCAAGCTGGCGAACTCGACGGGACTGACGCGGACCGGCTCCACCATGGGCACCATCTCGTACATGTCGCCCGAGCAGGCCCGGGGAGACAGCGTGGATCTCCGGACGGATATCTGGTCGCTCGGGGTGGTCATGTACGAAATGCTCACCGGTGGGCGCCCGTTCCATGCTGACGTGGATCAAGCCGTGATCTACGCGATTCTGAACACCAGGGAACGCAGCCTAACCGAGATCGTTCCCGGGGTGCCGGAGTCGCTGGCGCGTATCGTTCATCGTGCCCTGGCGAAGGACCCGAACAAGCGCTTCGCGTCCATGCACGACCTGCTGGCCGGGCTCGATCCGCTTCAGTCCGGGACGTCGAGCGAATCTTCGATCACCAGGACGTCGGCAAGGATACCGGCGAGGAAATCGAATCGGCGATGGATCGCCACCGCCCTGGTGGGAGGCATCGTCTCCCTTCTCGGACTCTTCCTGATTCTGGAACGGCCTTTCAGCCGTGGCGTTCACGACACGGCGGTGGCCGTTCGGGATGTTCCGCGTGAAACGGTCGGTGATGGCCGGAAGCCGGCCGAAGCTGAAGCCGTTGCGCCCGAGGAGGCGAGGCGGGACGGGGACTCGAAGAACCCGGCACGGGCCCCTGCCGGGCCGCTGGATGCCGGACCAATGGCGAACCAGCAGTTGGCGCCCGAGGCGGCCACACCAGGTCCGCATCCGGAGGCGTCCGCGACGCCAGGCCCCGCCGGCGATGCGGAGCGCGCCCGCATCGGCATGCAGCAGGCGAAGACCGCGCTGGAGCGCGCGGCCGCAGGAGAACAGGTGGCGGAGATCGTGGACATCAGCGCCGCCGTCCAGGCGGAAAGCGTGGCCGGGCTGGCGCTGGCGGCCGGTGATTTCGGCAAGGCGAACGCGCGGTTCAGCGAAGCGGCGAAGCTCTACCAGGCTGCGGAGGGCGCGGTGAAGCGCAGGCTCGAGCAGGCGCAGGGCGGGGCGCTCGCCCAGCGACAAAGCGTGCAGGGCATGCGCTCGGGGATGCCTTCGGACATGACGGCCTTCCCGTCGTACCGCGAAGGATGGGCCGCGGAGCAGGCTGGAGACAGCGCCCTCGCGGCCGGCCTCTTCGTCGCGGCGCTGCGGAGCTACCAGTCCGCCCGCCAGAGGTACGGTGCCGCACAGGACGCCCGGCAGAAGGAGGTCGGGGGCATCGAGGAGCTCGTCGGACGATATCGCGCGGCGATTGAGGCGGAGGACCTTCGAGCCCTGGGCGCGCTCCACATGAATTTCACGGATGAGATTCGAGACGGCTGGTCGAGCTTCTTTCATGACGTGGGAAGCGTGCGAGTGCAGCTCGCCATTGATTCCGTCAGGTTCGAGCCGGCTCGTGCCGTCACCCATGTCACCGCCCATATTTCGTACTCTGGCGCCGGGGGCAGGAATACGCATCCATGGGACATGATCATGTCGGAGCGCAATGGCCACTGGCTCATCGCGGAAGTAAAGACGAAACCCTAGGAGGTCGCACATGAAGCGGTCGTGGGGTCTCGGAATGCTGCTGGTCCTGCTGCTCGCCGGCCCTGCACACGCGCAGAGCCTGCGCTACGAGATCGGCAACATCTTCGATGAGGTCCTCCGGCTCCATCTTGCCGGAAGTCCGGGAGCGCACGGGAAGCACTTCAGCCCTGAGAACGTCGAGTCGAGCAAGGAGGTCATCAACGCGCTCACGAGCTTCCTGGGCGCCAACATCGCTTCATTTCCGTTGAGTTCGACGGGCGCCACGGCCGCCTTCGACCTGAGCTCGGGAGCCCCCGTGCGTGAGACGGAGAACCTGGGACCGATCTTTTCGGAGGCGGGGACGACGCTCGGAAGAAATCACGTCATCCTCGGCTACAACTTCACCTACATGGGCTTCAAGCGAATCAGGGGTCTGCCGCTCGAGGACATGCAGTTCACCTTCACGCATCAGGACGTCGGTAGTCCGGGCCTCGGGGACTCTGACAATGAGCTGGACACGATCGATCTCTTCATGAACATGCAGATCGACGCCTCGGTCATCGCGTTCTACATGACCGCGGGGCTCACGGATCATCTCGATGTCGGACTGGCCCTGCCGATGGTGGACGTGCACATGGTGGCGGACCCGTCCGCCGTGATCAACAGCTTCACGCTGGCTGCGAACGATTCCGCCAACCACTTCTATGGGGGCACCGCCACATCGCCGATCCTGTCGACCAGCCCCACACCGATGAACGACGAGGCGTTTGGGATTGGTGACATCGCGGCGCGGGCGAAGTTGAACGTTTACCGCGGCAAGGGGAACGTGGCCCTGTTGCTCGAAGCACGTCTTCCGACGGGGGACGAGCAGAACTTCCTGGGGACCGGTTACACGACCATTCGAAGCGCGCTGATCGGGTCCCGCGCCTGGGGCAGTACGAGCGCGCATGCGAACATCGCGTATGTCTTCAAGAACACCGATCTGGTCGGTGATGACCTCGATCTCTTTCTCGGCTACGAGCAGGGTTTCGGAAGGCAATTTACGGCGGTGTTCGACTGTCTGGGCAGGTTGCAGGTCGGAAAACCCGTCGAAGCGCTGCGCTTCGGAGAGAACGCGATCATCAACCGGCCGATCGGCAGCACGACGCTGGTTCGCAAGGTCAATCTGTCGAATGTGCCCAGCGCGGACCGGGACCACATTCTGGATCTCTCCGTGGGCGGAAAGTACGCGCCGCGCGACTTCCTGATTCTCATGGGCAATGTCATCGTGCCGCTGAACAACGGCGGGCTGCGGCCGGATGTGTCAACGACGCTCGGTTTCGAGTTCAGCTTCTAGCCCGACCTCAGCCCCGGGACTTTCGTTCCACCGGTTCGCCGGCTCCTTCCGGCGTTCAGGGCGGCGCACCACGCCGGAGTTTCTGGAGCGGGCGCGAGCGGCGGTGTTCTCCCCGGGAGTCCGGCGAATTCCCCGGCCGGCCGGGCGAGCCGTCCGTGCCTCGTTCGTGGGTCTCGTCCGGCCTGTGTTCGAGAGGTTTCCGGCCACGGCCGCGCGCACCGGCGTCTCGAGCGCGACCGTGACGAGCGCGTCGCCCTCGTTCTCGTCGCGGCCCGCGGCCGCGCCGCACTACGCGATCGAATCCGCCAGCACCGTCGCACGGTTCTTCGAGACCTCGAAGAACCCGCCGCTCACCCGCCAGCTCCGCTGCGCGCCGGTGGCCGTGCGCACGGTGAGCGTGCCCTCGGCCAGACCCGTGACCAGCGCGGCGTGGTTTGCCAGCACCCCGAAGCTGCCCTCGGTGCCCGGCGCCTCGACGTACTCGACCGCGCCCTCGAACACCGTTCGCTCGGGCGTCAGGACGCTCAGCTGGAACGTGCCCGCCATCGGCTCAGCCCTGCGCCTTCATCTTCTCGGCGGCCTCGATCACCTCGTCGATCCCGCCGCGCATGTAGAACGCCTGCTCCGGCAGCTCGTCGAACTCGCCGTCCACGATCCGCTTGAAGCTCTTCACCGTGTCCTCGAGCTTCACGTACTTGCCCGGCGTGCCGGTGAACGCCTCCGCCACGAAGAACGGCTGCGAGAGGAACCGCTGGATCTTGCGCGCCCGCGCGACCGTCACGCGGTCGTCCTCCGAGAGCTCGTCCATGCCGAGGATGGCGATGATGTCCTGGAGGTCCTTGTAGCGCTGCAGAATCCGCTGCACCGAGCGCGCCACCTGGTAGTGCTCCTCGCCGACGATCTGCGGATCGAGAATGCGGCTCGTCGAGGCCAGCGGGTCCACGGCCGGGTAGATGCCCAGCTCGGCGATCGAGCGCTCGAGCACCGTGGTGGCGTCGAGGTGCGAGAACGCGGTCGCCGGGGCCGGGTCGGTGAGGTCGTCGGCGGGCACGTAGATCGCCTGCACCGAGGTGATCGAGCCCTTTTTCGTCGTGGTGATGCGCTCCTGCAACGCGCCCATCTCGGTCGAGAGCGTCGGCTGGTAGCCGACGGCGCTGGGCATGCGGCCGAGCAGCGCCGACACCTCGGAGCCCGCCTGCGTGAAGCGGAAGATGTTGTCCACGAAGAACAGCACGTCCTTGCCTTCCTCGTCGCGGAAGTACTCGGCCATGGTCACGCCGGTCAGGCCGACGCGCAGGCGCGCGCCCGGCGGCTCGTTCATCTGCCCGAACACCATCACGGTCTTGGCGATGACGCCGGACTCGGTCATTTCGCGGTACAGGTCGTTGCCCTCGCGCGTGCGCTCGCCCACGCCCGCGAACACCGAGTAGCCGCCGTGCTGGGTGGCGATGTTGCGGATCAGCTCCTGGATGAGCACGGTCTTGCCGACGCCGGCGCCGCCGAACAGGCCGACCTTGCCGCCGCGCTGGTAGGGCGCGAGCAGGTCCACGACCTTGATGCCCGTTTCGAAGAGCTGCTTCTCGGTCTCCTGCTCGTCGAACGCGGGCGCCGAGCGGTGGATCGGAAGGCGCTTCGTGCCCTGCGGCACCGGCCCCTTGCCGTCAATGGTCTCGCCGGTCAGGTTGAAGATGCGGCCGAGGCCGGCCTCGCCGACCGGCACCGCGATCGGGCCACCGGTGTCGTGCGCGGGCATGCCGCGCACGAGGCCGTCGGTCGAGTCCATGGCGATGCAGCGGACGACGTTGTCGCCCATGTGCAGCGCCACTTCGACGGTCAGGCGAATGCCGCGCTGGCCGTCTTCGATGACGATGGCGTTGTAGATCTTCGGAAGCTTGTCCGGTTCGAACAGCACGTCCACGGTGGGACCGATCACCTGCACGACCTTACCGACGTTCATTCTCAGTGCTCCTCGTTCGAATCAGCCGGCGCGCGTCCGCCCGCCAGTGCCTGGGGTTACTTGAGCGCTTCCGCGCCGCCGACCAGTTCCGAGATCTCGCGGGTGATGGCCGCCTGGCGCAGGCGGTTCCGCAGCAGGGTGAGCGTGTCCACGAGTTCGCCCGCGTTCTTGCGCGCCGAACCCATCGCGACCATGCGCGCCGAGTGTTCGCTGGCGAGCGAGTCGGCGAGCGCGGCGTAGAGCTTCGCGGTCGCGTAGCGTGGCAGCAGGGCGGCGAAGATGGTCTCGGCGTCCGGCTCGAAGATCATGCCGGAGTCGGCGCCGCCCGACTGCTTCGCGTCCGCCGAGCCCACGGGCAGGAACGTCTCGTGTCGGACGCGCCGCACGATCGCGTTGACGAAGTGCGTGTACAGCAGCTCGACGCGGTCCACCTCGCCGCTCAGGAATCGCGCGGTCAGGTCGTCCGTGAGCAGGCGCGCGAACTCGAGGCTCGCCTCGCCCGGCAGGTCCGCGTGCGCGGCGAGGATCGGGTAGCGGCGGCGGCGCAGGTAGTCGCGGCCCTTGCGCCCGACGACCACGAGCTGGACCTCGCCCGGGGCCGCCTCGTGCAGCCGCGCCTCGGCCTGGCGCAGGATGGTCGAGTTGTACGTGCCCGCGAAACCGCGGTCCGCGGTGATCACGACCAGCGCGGTCCGCCGGACCTCGCGCACCTTGAACAGCGGGTGCTCGAGCTCGGCCGCGGCGCCCGAGAGGTTCGCGAGCATCTCGCTGATCTTCGCCGAGTACGGGCTGGCCGCCTGCGCGCGCTGCTGCGCCCGGCGCAGCTTCGCGGCCGAAACCATCTCCATGGCCTTGAAGATCTGCTGCATGCTCCGCGTCGAGCGGATGCGGCGGCGGATGTCCTTGAGGTTCAGCGCCATCGTTCTTCCGGTCAGGCCTTGAACTGCGCCTTGAAGGCCCTGCACGCCTCGTTCAGGCGCTTGTCGTTCTCGGGGCTGATGACCTTGGCGGTCCGCACGTCGTGCGGCAGCTCGGCGTAGCTCTTCTCGAGGAACGCCAGCCACTCGGTCTCGAAGCGGCGCACCGCGGCGACCGGGACGTCGTCGAGATAGCCGTTCGCCCCGGCCCAGATGGAGAGCACCTGGTGCTCGACCGCCATGGGCTGGAACTGCCCCTGCTTGAGCAGCTCGACCATGCGCTCGCCGCGCGTGATCTGCGCCTGCGTCGTCTTGTCGAGGTCGGCCCCGAACTGCGCGAACGCGGCCAGCGCGCGGTACTGCGCGAGGTCGAGCCGCAGCCGCCCGGCGACCTGGCGCATCGCCTTGACCTGCGCGTTGCCGCCGACGCGCGACACCGAGATGCCGACGTTGATGGCGGGCCGGACGCCCGAGTAGAAGAGGTCGCCCTCGAGGAAGATCTGCCCGTCGGTGATCGAGATGACGTTGGTCGGGATGTAGGCCGACACGTCGCCGGCCTGCGTCTCGATGAACGGCAGCGCCGTCAGCGAGCCGCCGCCCTTCTCGTTCGAAAGCTTGCAGGCGCGCTCGAGCAGCCGCGAGTGGAGGTAGAAGACGTCGCCCGGGTACGCCTCGCGGCCGGGCGGGCGGCGCAGCAGCAGCGCGAGCTGGCGGTAGGCCGTCGCGTGCTTCGAGAGATCGTCGTAGATGCACAGCGCGTGGCCGCCGTTGTAGGTGAACTCCTCGCCCATCGCGACGCCGGCGTAGGGCGCGATGTACTGCAGCGGCGCCGACTCGGAGGCCGACGCGGTCACCACGATCGTGTACTCCATCGCGCCGTGCTTCTCGAGCGTCGCGACCACGTTCGCGACCGTGGACTCCTTCTGACCGATCGCGACGTAGATGCAGACGACGCCCGTGCCCTTCTGGTTGATGATCGTGTCGAGGGCGATCGCCGTCTTGCCGGTCTGGCGGTCGCCGATGATCAGCTCGCGCTGGCCGCGGCCGATCGGGATCATCGCGTCAATCGCCTTGATGCCGGTCTGCAGCGGCTCGACGACCGGCTGGCGCTCGATGACGCCGGGGGCCTTGAACTCGACGTTGCGGAACTTGTCCGCGCCGATGGGGCCCTTGCCGTCCACCGGCTGGCCGATGGCGTTGACGACCCGGCCGATCATGGCCTTGCCGACGGGCACCGAGGCGATGCGTCCGGTGCACTCGACCCGGTCGCCCTCCTCGATGTTCTCGTCGGAGCCGAACAGCACGACGCCGACGTTGTCCTCTTCGAGGTTGAGGACCATGCCCATGATGTCGCCGGGGAACTTGATCAGTTCGCCCGCCATCGCGTCCTCGAGTCCCCAGACGCGCGCGATGCCGTCGCCCACCGACAGCACGGTGCCGACGCTGCGGGTCTCGAGCTTCGCCTCGTAGCGTTCGAGTTCCTGCGCCAGGATGGCGCTCACTTCTTCCGGTCGAAAGGACATCGGTGCGAACCCCGAATCTTTGTGGGTGTCGTGCGGCGCCGGCTACACGCTGGCGTCGTAAAGCTGATGGGAAATGGTCTCGAGCAGGGTCTTGACGCTGCGATCGATGATCCGGTCGCCGAGG includes:
- a CDS encoding DUF488 domain-containing protein, whose translation is MWTIGHSTRALDELILLLRGAKVAVLADIRTIPRSRHNPQFGQDALRVTLPSHGVRYVHLPALGGLRHARPDSPNAGWRNASFRGFADYMLTPDFENGLVGLRPLVAEGVALMCAEAVPWRCHRSLIADALTVRGATVVHILGPGSLRPHHLTPFARVQGTRVTYPGE
- a CDS encoding protein kinase, coding for MIGTTVSHYTIIEKLGQGGMGIVYKARDLELERFVALKFLPAYMTDEEDQRQRFIREAKAVSSLDHPNVCTIYEISRTPEGQLFIVMAYYEGMTLKALLLRGRLSLDRVLGYSVQMARGLARTHDAEVTHRDLKPANVIITRHDEVKILDFGLAKLANSTGLTRTGSTMGTISYMSPEQARGDSVDLRTDIWSLGVVMYEMLTGGRPFHADVDQAVIYAILNTRERSLTEIVPGVPESLARIVHRALAKDPNKRFASMHDLLAGLDPLQSGTSSESSITRTSARIPARKSNRRWIATALVGGIVSLLGLFLILERPFSRGVHDTAVAVRDVPRETVGDGRKPAEAEAVAPEEARRDGDSKNPARAPAGPLDAGPMANQQLAPEAATPGPHPEASATPGPAGDAERARIGMQQAKTALERAAAGEQVAEIVDISAAVQAESVAGLALAAGDFGKANARFSEAAKLYQAAEGAVKRRLEQAQGGALAQRQSVQGMRSGMPSDMTAFPSYREGWAAEQAGDSALAAGLFVAALRSYQSARQRYGAAQDARQKEVGGIEELVGRYRAAIEAEDLRALGALHMNFTDEIRDGWSSFFHDVGSVRVQLAIDSVRFEPARAVTHVTAHISYSGAGGRNTHPWDMIMSERNGHWLIAEVKTKP
- a CDS encoding transporter, with the protein product MKRSWGLGMLLVLLLAGPAHAQSLRYEIGNIFDEVLRLHLAGSPGAHGKHFSPENVESSKEVINALTSFLGANIASFPLSSTGATAAFDLSSGAPVRETENLGPIFSEAGTTLGRNHVILGYNFTYMGFKRIRGLPLEDMQFTFTHQDVGSPGLGDSDNELDTIDLFMNMQIDASVIAFYMTAGLTDHLDVGLALPMVDVHMVADPSAVINSFTLAANDSANHFYGGTATSPILSTSPTPMNDEAFGIGDIAARAKLNVYRGKGNVALLLEARLPTGDEQNFLGTGYTTIRSALIGSRAWGSTSAHANIAYVFKNTDLVGDDLDLFLGYEQGFGRQFTAVFDCLGRLQVGKPVEALRFGENAIINRPIGSTTLVRKVNLSNVPSADRDHILDLSVGGKYAPRDFLILMGNVIVPLNNGGLRPDVSTTLGFEFSF
- the atpC gene encoding ATP synthase F1 subunit epsilon; the encoded protein is MAGTFQLSVLTPERTVFEGAVEYVEAPGTEGSFGVLANHAALVTGLAEGTLTVRTATGAQRSWRVSGGFFEVSKNRATVLADSIA
- the atpD gene encoding F0F1 ATP synthase subunit beta, with protein sequence MNVGKVVQVIGPTVDVLFEPDKLPKIYNAIVIEDGQRGIRLTVEVALHMGDNVVRCIAMDSTDGLVRGMPAHDTGGPIAVPVGEAGLGRIFNLTGETIDGKGPVPQGTKRLPIHRSAPAFDEQETEKQLFETGIKVVDLLAPYQRGGKVGLFGGAGVGKTVLIQELIRNIATQHGGYSVFAGVGERTREGNDLYREMTESGVIAKTVMVFGQMNEPPGARLRVGLTGVTMAEYFRDEEGKDVLFFVDNIFRFTQAGSEVSALLGRMPSAVGYQPTLSTEMGALQERITTTKKGSITSVQAIYVPADDLTDPAPATAFSHLDATTVLERSIAELGIYPAVDPLASTSRILDPQIVGEEHYQVARSVQRILQRYKDLQDIIAILGMDELSEDDRVTVARARKIQRFLSQPFFVAEAFTGTPGKYVKLEDTVKSFKRIVDGEFDELPEQAFYMRGGIDEVIEAAEKMKAQG
- the atpG gene encoding ATP synthase F1 subunit gamma, which codes for MALNLKDIRRRIRSTRSMQQIFKAMEMVSAAKLRRAQQRAQAASPYSAKISEMLANLSGAAAELEHPLFKVREVRRTALVVITADRGFAGTYNSTILRQAEARLHEAAPGEVQLVVVGRKGRDYLRRRRYPILAAHADLPGEASLEFARLLTDDLTARFLSGEVDRVELLYTHFVNAIVRRVRHETFLPVGSADAKQSGGADSGMIFEPDAETIFAALLPRYATAKLYAALADSLASEHSARMVAMGSARKNAGELVDTLTLLRNRLRQAAITREISELVGGAEALK
- a CDS encoding F0F1 ATP synthase subunit alpha; amino-acid sequence: MSFRPEEVSAILAQELERYEAKLETRSVGTVLSVGDGIARVWGLEDAMAGELIKFPGDIMGMVLNLEEDNVGVVLFGSDENIEEGDRVECTGRIASVPVGKAMIGRVVNAIGQPVDGKGPIGADKFRNVEFKAPGVIERQPVVEPLQTGIKAIDAMIPIGRGQRELIIGDRQTGKTAIALDTIINQKGTGVVCIYVAIGQKESTVANVVATLEKHGAMEYTIVVTASASESAPLQYIAPYAGVAMGEEFTYNGGHALCIYDDLSKHATAYRQLALLLRRPPGREAYPGDVFYLHSRLLERACKLSNEKGGGSLTALPFIETQAGDVSAYIPTNVISITDGQIFLEGDLFYSGVRPAINVGISVSRVGGNAQVKAMRQVAGRLRLDLAQYRALAAFAQFGADLDKTTQAQITRGERMVELLKQGQFQPMAVEHQVLSIWAGANGYLDDVPVAAVRRFETEWLAFLEKSYAELPHDVRTAKVISPENDKRLNEACRAFKAQFKA